In Punica granatum isolate Tunisia-2019 unplaced genomic scaffold, ASM765513v2 Contig00416, whole genome shotgun sequence, the DNA window tgaGCTTTGAGTATGATCTGATAAATGGTGCAAATATTCAGGGAGTTTATTCGAAATGGCTGTTTATATAACAAAGAATGACAAGTATAACACTATTCGGGTACAATTATTCACATCCAATCATCGTTCATATTCTTGAATATCTTCCACAGAAATAATATGGGTCAATATACATAGCGCAAGTATTCGGAAGTTCATTCAAAGCGCATATAAATGGTGGAGACTAACCATCACTTTCTTCAGCTATTGTTTCTGCTTTCCAAACAATATCCTTCAGCCCTGCCGAGAGCATCTTGTAGAACTGCAGAATATGACCCAAAATTTACAAACTTAACTGATCGCTAGGGAAATGCTGCACATCTTAGTTTCATAGACATATATCAAGATTTTTTAGTGTAATTAGATTAATTCAGTCGCGGCCATGTAGAACTCCAAGAAGAGATTAGAACAGTCATCACTAATATTTTTTACCTTGTGAAACTCCAAGGTATCTCCTCCCGACTTGCGAACCTCGACCATGTAAAGTGAAGGTGCCATCTCAAAAATCTGAAACATATGCACGTAGAACTAATTAGACAAGAATTAAAATAAGCTATAGTTTCACAAGCAGTGGTAATATTCTATCAGTGATTCTGTGCAAGCGTTTCAGTTCAACTTGGAAATGAGGAGGCATAATAGTACCTCTGTCGCAACAGCTAAATGACCCTTCCTTCCATTTGTCTCTGCCAGCAGCTTTATCTGCAGTTGGCAATAAGAATGAGAACCCATCAACATTTCGGGAAACTGATTGTTCATTGATCAATATCTTCCCTCTAAAAGAATGATCCCATCTCTTAAGCTCACTTGCACCTAACTACAGAAAAACTAGGTTGTAATACATTAGATCAGATAGTAccttgaaattatttttcttgacATCAAAACCCATTGGCGTAGCAGCTTCCTCGATCTTTGCAAGTATCTGATCAACTGAGCATTTAGAAGTGAACCTCGTTTCTCTTTTGATAATTCCCTATGATACCAAATCACAAGAATCAACTCTCTTATATTGTATATCCATGAACAATGCCATAAGATAGCATCTAATCATCATAATTATTAACATATGAAATGCAGAGTGATCATTAAACTACTTGAACTTCACATTTTAAAGAGATGTAGCACACAAGATCCTGTTTAGGTGAGAAAATATGAGTCCCTGCTTGCTACTCACAAATAGTCAATCGGCTATATAAAATGAGTTATTCTTGACTCCTCATTTGGACCATTCATTTCCTTGTCAAATGTTAGTTACACACTTCATTTAATGCAGAAAGTGTAAAGGAACATACCATTTGTTTTTCAAAAAGTGTATTGAGGTTAAGTCCCTGGGATTTAGAGATCAGCTCAAAAGCATTCATAGTCACGGGAGTAATAGAACCGTATTCCTGCCTTTCCATCACAAGGTTTTGAGGTTCCTAAAATTGACCACACTGATCAGTTCCCCACCGCCAATGTTAGAAATAAACTGGATGAAGATTGCTAATTCATTGGAAATTCGGCACAGGCGGCTCATCTTACCCCTGACTCAGTAAATATGGCATCAACATCATCGAGACTGATGTCAGATGGTTGAAAACTTGGAGGCTTATACCCTTTTTTAAACCACTCATCCTCAATGACCTCTGCTATTGAAACACGCTGTTGCAAGGAATCAGGACATAGTTTAGTAGAAGGTATAAGAATAGAAGTGCCATGTCCAGTAAAAAATTTGGGAGGCAATATTCTTTAAACTAGGAACAATTAAATATCAGAGCAAAAGGAATCATATACTTTGACGGGATTAGGctccaaaattttt includes these proteins:
- the LOC116190295 gene encoding CBL-interacting serine/threonine-protein kinase 23-like (The sequence of the model RefSeq protein was modified relative to this genomic sequence to represent the inferred CDS: added 75 bases not found in genome assembly); this translates as MIAQIKREISTMKLIRHPNVIRMYEVMASKTKIYIVLELVTGGELFDKIASKGRLKEDEARKYFQQLINAVDYCHSRGAFHRDLKPENLLLDANGVLKVSDFGLSALAQQVREDGLLHTTCGTPNYVAPEVINDKGYDGAKADLWSCGVILFVLMAGYLPFEEANLMALYKKIFRADFSCPPWFSSSLRKLIKKILEPNPVKRVSIAEVIEDEWFKKGYKPPSFQPSDISLDDVDAIFTESGEPQNLVMERQEYGSITPVTMNAFELISKSQGLNLNTLFEKQMGIIKRETRFTSKCSVDQILAKIEEAATPMGFDVKKNNFKIKLLAETNGRKGHLAVATEIFEMAPSLYMVEVRKSGGDTLEFHKFYKMLSAGLKDIVWKAETIAEESDG